The DNA window GGATCTGTCTATGAGAATTTCCGTCCGAGGAAAGAACATTGAAGTAACTGACGCTCTGCGGCAACAAGCCGAGAAAAAGCTTAGCAAGTTAGACCGGTACCTGGATCCGGAGACCGAGGCGCAGGTGACTTTCAGCATAGAAAGAGAATCCCATGTGGTAGAAGTCACTATTCGTTTAAATGGATATATTTTAAGAGGCGAGGAAGCCACCGCCGATATGTATGCTTCCATCGATTTGGTCATAGACAAATTGGAAAGACAAATCCGCAAATATAAGACGAAGCTGGCTAGAAAGGTGAAGAACCCGGGGCTGAAGGAATTGGCCGCCCAATTCTCCGACGAGGTGGAAGAGGAACCCAAAGTTTTGCGGACCAAGCGTTTCCCCATCAAGCCGATGGCGGTAGAAGAAGCGATTATGCAGATGAATATGCTGGGACATAGTTTCTTCGTTTTCTCCAATGCGGAAACGGAGGAGGTCAACGTAGTCTACCGCCGCAAGGACGGGAACTACGGTTTAATTGAACCTGAGGTGTAGCGAGGAGGCCGTTTAGGCCTCTTTTTTGGTTCGCATCTTTTCCCGGGGTGCATATAGTATAACACCATGAAAACCCCGGGAGGTGCACCTATGACCGCAGGACACTGGTTGTATCTTTTAGGCATCATCGTCGTGGTGATCACCATGGTGCTGCGACGAAATGTATTGATCCCTTGCATTGTTTTTACCCTGCTCTTGGGTTGGAACTACTTCGGCAGTTTCAGCAAGGGCATCCAGACGATTTTCAATGCCAGCATCGTGGCGGGCAGCGATTTGCTGGGCATCTTCATGATCATCGGCCTCATGGTGGCTTTGCTGAAATCCCTCAGTGCCAACGGGGCGGATGAATTGATGGTAGTCCCCTTAAAGAGGTTAATGGTGAGTCCTTTTATCAGTTACTTAGTGATCGCCGGCACCACTATTCTGGTGTCCATGTTTTTCTGGCCCACGCCGGCGGTACCTTTGGTTGGGGCTTTGCTGGCCCCGGCCGCTATCCGGGTTGGTTTGTCCCCCATGCTGGCGGCCATGGCGGTGGCCATTGCCGGCCAGGGGCTGGCTCTGGGGGGTGACGTCATCATTCAAGGTGCGCCGGGACTGACCGCCGCCTCGGCAGGGGTTCCCACGGAACTGGTTACTTTTAAGGGAGGAGTGCTTTCCCTGATTGCCGGTGTCATCGCTTTAATCCTCGCATACCTGGGCGGAAGGCAAGACATCGGGCGCGGTCAGGTGCCGGGAAACACCGGCGGCATGAACCCGGCGGCCGGGGTGAAGAGTTGGACCCCCGGTGAAAGGACCAAAGGGAAGACCTTGCTGCTCCTGCTGGGCATTTCCATGGCCTATGTTATCTTTGCCATGTTCCGCTTCAATCTCCGGGGCGGCGACGCTTCCGCCATGCTGGGAGGCGTGGCCCTCTTAGTGGCAGTGGCGGCCTCCTTATTCGTGAGAGGAGGCAGGGGCTTTGACGTCATGGCCGATTACCTGGCGGACGGGTTAGTGTTTGCTTTTCGTGTGATGGGTCCCATTATTCCCATAGCCGGGTTCTTCTTTCTAGGCAACCCGGAAGCGTCAGCCAAAATCCTTGGTGAAGGAGCACCCGGTTACCTGTTCGATTTAGGTCAATGGGCCGCCGAGGTCATTCCGCCCACGGGATTTTTGGCAGCTTTCGGCTTGCTAATTGTGGGCCTGCTGACCGGCTTAGACGGGTCAGGCTTTTCCGGGCTGCCCCTGGTGGGGACCTTAGCCGGCGCCATGGCGGGCGGGGATGCCAACGTGGCTGCCACTCTGGGGGCGCTAGGTCAATTAGGTGCCATCTATGCCGGCGGCGGTACCCTGGTGGCCTGGTGCTCCCTGGTGGCGGTAGCAGGCATTATCGGGGTGCCGGTGTTTGAACTGGCCCGCCGGAACTTCTTCCCGGTGATGACCGGGTTAGCGGTGGCCACCGTCGTCGCGGTGCTGTTTATGATGTAAGGGTGGATTTAGGGACGGCTGGGGCCGTCCCTTTTTTGCAGAACTCCAAAGCCGGTCACCGGTGTTAAGCTCAGGCGACAGGCGAAGCCTTATCCGGAGTGAGCCCGGGACGGTCGTCAGGTTTCAGGTGGGCATGTTCATCCTTTCGCGCCGGAAATGCCTTTACGGTCTGGGCTTGACCGCGGCGCAAATACTATCTGACCACCGGCGCCCGGCCACTGCCGGGGGCTCCTTTCCTCTTGCGGTTTTGGCTCCCATGGGGCCCTGCCATGCACACCGGGGCCGACGCCACAGTTTGGCAAGAAGCGTGCCGGCTAGGGTGGTAATTTTCGGGGAAGACGGTTCAGTTAAG is part of the Clostridia bacterium genome and encodes:
- the raiA gene encoding ribosome-associated translation inhibitor RaiA; translation: MRISVRGKNIEVTDALRQQAEKKLSKLDRYLDPETEAQVTFSIERESHVVEVTIRLNGYILRGEEATADMYASIDLVIDKLERQIRKYKTKLARKVKNPGLKELAAQFSDEVEEEPKVLRTKRFPIKPMAVEEAIMQMNMLGHSFFVFSNAETEEVNVVYRRKDGNYGLIEPEV